The genomic interval CCCAAGCCAACCCATGGAAGAAGAGTCAGGAGAGAATTTCTATCCCTGTAAAGTATGCAAGAAGAGGTATATTTCCAAATCAAGTTTACGAAAGCACATATGTCGGGCTGGACCCGAAGCAGGAAAAGGTCAGCCAGCTGAAGAAATGAAGACAGATGATGAAGCCATTGTACAGTTACACCATCCTATCCCACTGCAGATACCAATTCCCATTCCAATTGACTTGAGAAGAGATACAGAGAGCAATGACAGTGAGGTCCTGGATATGAGGTACCATATTCCCATGGCACAATCCTTGGGTAATGGTCACATCATAAGCCCTGTGACAGGAAGCATGTTACCAACAAATGGAGAGTTCTACACACTGACTGGAGAAGCCCTTGTCATCAACGAAAATGGCAACTTGGTACCAGAGATCCATGCTTGTCCTATCTGCAACATGACGTTCCAGCATGCAAGCCAACTGATGAGGCATAGAAGAACACACAGCAATGAGCGTCCTTTTGAGTGTGCAGAATGCCACCAGGCGTTCAGAAGGAAGTGCCACTTGAAGAGACATTGGCAGCGAATCCACAGCGGGGAGAAACCTTTTAAGTGTGGTATCTGTGGGAAGGCCTTCAGCGACCGGGACCACCAGAGACAACATGAAACCATCCATGGACCAGAGACCTACCCTTGCCTCAAATGCCGCAGTGTGTTTCCAACAGAAGCATACCTTGTTGCCCATGTAGCAGAGCATCCTGATTGTAAAGCAGCCTTTGCAAAAGGAGAAGATGGCTCCCCAAAGAGGGTGCGTGGGAAACGTAAGGGAACCCCTGGTTCCTACCGGTGTGGCCTATGTGGAGATTTCTTCAAGAAGTTAAGGCAGATCCAGACCCATCAACGTGTGAGACATCATgatgtatttgaaaaaaagtacaaaTGCAATATCTGTGGAAAAGGTTTTGATTTAATATCGGACTTGACACATCACCGCCATACGCATGCCGCCAGAGGGAGTAAATATGATGTGGACAAAGAATCAGAAAGGCCAACGATGCTTAAGCAGATGCTGACAAATGCTGCAGAAAAGAATTCACAGAATAAACAGGAGCTAATGGGCATGCTGCAGCTGTTAGAACGACGCATCCAGCAACAGCAGAAGCAAGTCAGGAAGATGGAAGACCAACAGGACCGCATCTCTCAAGAGCTTGTAGACAGTACTACCACAGTAGCAACCAACAACAACTCCATGGCCGAATCAATTCTTAATAACAGCAAGTTAAGAACACTGCTGGAGAGGAGACCACTCAGTGAATTACCAGTACTTAAGAGAGAATGTGACCTGCAACAGGGTGGCCCAGATCCAAAGATGCTGCGGACCAACAGGATGGTTCTTGATCTCTCAAATCCCAAATCACCAAAGACTCCTACTTCCTTGTCATCCCAGCCAAGATCATCTAATCCTGGTAAATCTGATGTCACTTTTATTGGGGAACAAGCCCCAGAAGAAGCCAACCTCCTTCAATCCTCTGCCATCATGGACTTGATGACAGGGAACAGGCACAAGTGTGAAGAGTGTGGGCTATCTTTTCTCCTCTACTCTGACTTCCGAACACACCGTAAGAGGCATGAGAGGGCACGATTAGCTATGGGTAAAGAAGATGGCGGAGGGGGAACTGCAACTGATATTGTTTGTGGCAATCCAGAAGGAGACCGCTCTCTCTGTCGGGACTGTTGCAACCAGAATGATTCCTCAGGGACCAAACCAACTATGACGGTGCATCACAaacatgatgaagataatggGAGACACACCAACAAGATCGGAAACAAGATATGGAACGGCAAACATAGTTCAACAAGGTGAGATATCTCTACCCTATACTTCTTTTGATAtagtttgattaaaaaaaataaccattAGCCAAATATTGTATTCAAATGACTTATA from Lytechinus pictus isolate F3 Inbred chromosome 2, Lp3.0, whole genome shotgun sequence carries:
- the LOC129253585 gene encoding zinc finger protein 629-like → MAQPGSSEQQTHKDEQDTKSKNEKIEGGTSSSSSLVDSGSFLDDFRKCIEGFDPADAAVLKMQAAQQATTEATDELPKGSTNGHKGTQFGHMPKVLEYLKLKENGLKEDGKKFVSRMGPVDDDDDDEAAMFKEVTRYNIVDGTIMHCRELERQAGEGSQDGDDDSEDRLYDEETGSMSSPSQPMEEESGENFYPCKVCKKRYISKSSLRKHICRAGPEAGKGQPAEEMKTDDEAIVQLHHPIPLQIPIPIPIDLRRDTESNDSEVLDMRYHIPMAQSLGNGHIISPVTGSMLPTNGEFYTLTGEALVINENGNLVPEIHACPICNMTFQHASQLMRHRRTHSNERPFECAECHQAFRRKCHLKRHWQRIHSGEKPFKCGICGKAFSDRDHQRQHETIHGPETYPCLKCRSVFPTEAYLVAHVAEHPDCKAAFAKGEDGSPKRVRGKRKGTPGSYRCGLCGDFFKKLRQIQTHQRVRHHDVFEKKYKCNICGKGFDLISDLTHHRHTHAARGSKYDVDKESERPTMLKQMLTNAAEKNSQNKQELMGMLQLLERRIQQQQKQVRKMEDQQDRISQELVDSTTTVATNNNSMAESILNNSKLRTLLERRPLSELPVLKRECDLQQGGPDPKMLRTNRMVLDLSNPKSPKTPTSLSSQPRSSNPGKSDVTFIGEQAPEEANLLQSSAIMDLMTGNRHKCEECGLSFLLYSDFRTHRKRHERARLAMGKEDGGGGTATDIVCGNPEGDRSLCRDCCNQNDSSGTKPTMTVHHKHDEDNGRHTNKIGNKIWNGKHSSTSRYCERKSEDGKDCTQCSLLRDQLSKEREEKGVLREEVDRLREALVNFAKMASTHPTLGANIGQELTALFNRTVTIKQEIQELV